One Pyrus communis chromosome 13, drPyrComm1.1, whole genome shotgun sequence genomic window carries:
- the LOC137713741 gene encoding E3 ubiquitin-protein ligase RHF2A-like isoform X2 has translation MIPNKMEAKEAESHMISAVAFVEGGIQEDYGEACSICLDEFCDSDPSVVTSCKHEFHLHCILEWCQRSSQCPMCWQPISLKDPCSQELLEGVEQERRFRETARNATIFHHPTLGDFQFQHLPVGTANAELEEHIIQHLAAAASMGRAHHHGRRESHRSRSSARGHPHLSVPSTHPSASPLGPVHAPGGDSEPAEITVASPSTPLTSDVDESSRSSAQYPSVQTDGISSLPSGSSRVHRNRQGNSSSHWSSTSHASSLDQDRAGPSELHSLSESLKSKLNSMSMRYKESFSRSTRGLKERLFSRSPSMSELSSEVRREVNAGIATVSRMMERLETRDNSTDNQSSGVNQNADGSAAEQSNQNRAEIRGENPLSDNNRPGTTCAAGSTSH, from the exons ATG ATTCCAAATAAAATGGAGGCAAAGGAGGCTGAAAGTCATATGATATCAGCTGTTGCATTTGTGGAAGGGGGAATACAAGAGGATTATGGCGAGGCCTGCAGCATATGCCTTGATGAGTTTTGCGACAGTGATCCATCAGTG GTTACTTCTTGCAAGCATGAGTTTCACCTCCACTGCATCCTTGAGTG GTGCCAGCGAAGCTCTCAATGTCCCATGTGTTGGCAACCCATTAGCTTGAAGGATCCTTGCAG TCAAGAATTACTGGAGGGAGTAGAACAGGAGAGAAGATTTAGGGAGACAGCTAGAAATGCAACTATATTTCATCATCCCACCCTTggcgattttcaatttcagcat TTACCTGTGGGTACTGCCAATGCTGAACTTGAAGAGCACATCATTCAGCACTTGGCCGCTGCTGCTTCTATGGGAAGGGCCCACCACCATGGTAGAAGAGAAAGCCATAGGAGCCGATCATCTGCTCGTGGTCATCCACACTTGTCGGTACCTTCTACACATCCTAGTGCATCTCCTCTTGGTCCTGTTCATGCCCCAGGAGGGGACAGTGAACCAGCTGAAATAACTGTAGCAAGTCCATCTACCCCACTTACTTCAGATGTGGATGAATCATCACGAAGTAGTGCACAATATCCTTCTGTTCAGACTGACGGAATTTCTTCCTTACCATCTGGGTCTTCACGCGTGCATAGAAATCGTCAAGGAAATTCCTCTAGTCATTG GAGCTCTACTAGCCATGCCTCATCTTTGGATCAGGACAGAGCAGGACCATCAGAACTTCACTCTCTTTCAGAGTCTCTGAAATCTAAGCTTAATTCCATGTCAATGAG GTACAAGGAATCGTTTTCGAGGAGTACACGAGGATTGAAGGAGAGGCTGTTCTCCCGTAGCCCTTCTATGTCGGAACTCAGTTCTGAAGTTCGTAGAGAGGTGAATGCTGGAATTGCCACCGTATCTCGAATGATGGAGCGCCTTGAGACAAGAGATAATAGTACAGACAACCAGTCTTCTGGAGTGAATCAGAATGCAGATGGTTCTGCTGCAGAGCAGAGCAACCAGAACCGTGCAGAGATCCGTGGAGAAAACCCTTTGAGTGACAACAATAGGCCTGGTACTACTTGTGCCGCAGGTTCCACTTCACATTGA
- the LOC137713741 gene encoding E3 ubiquitin-protein ligase RHF2A-like isoform X3, which translates to MEAKEAESHMISAVAFVEGGIQEDYGEACSICLDEFCDSDPSVVTSCKHEFHLHCILEWCQRSSQCPMCWQPISLKDPCSQELLEGVEQERRFRETARNATIFHHPTLGDFQFQHLPVGTANAELEEHIIQHLAAAASMGRAHHHGRRESHRSRSSARGHPHLSVPSTHPSASPLGPVHAPGGDSEPAEITVASPSTPLTSDVDESSRSSAQYPSVQTDGISSLPSGSSRVHRNRQGNSSSHWSSTSHASSLDQDRAGPSELHSLSESLKSKLNSMSMRYKESFSRSTRGLKERLFSRSPSMSELSSEVRREVNAGIATVSRMMERLETRDNSTDNQSSGVNQNADGSAAEQSNQNRAEIRGENPLSDNNRPGTTCAAGSTSH; encoded by the exons ATGGAGGCAAAGGAGGCTGAAAGTCATATGATATCAGCTGTTGCATTTGTGGAAGGGGGAATACAAGAGGATTATGGCGAGGCCTGCAGCATATGCCTTGATGAGTTTTGCGACAGTGATCCATCAGTG GTTACTTCTTGCAAGCATGAGTTTCACCTCCACTGCATCCTTGAGTG GTGCCAGCGAAGCTCTCAATGTCCCATGTGTTGGCAACCCATTAGCTTGAAGGATCCTTGCAG TCAAGAATTACTGGAGGGAGTAGAACAGGAGAGAAGATTTAGGGAGACAGCTAGAAATGCAACTATATTTCATCATCCCACCCTTggcgattttcaatttcagcat TTACCTGTGGGTACTGCCAATGCTGAACTTGAAGAGCACATCATTCAGCACTTGGCCGCTGCTGCTTCTATGGGAAGGGCCCACCACCATGGTAGAAGAGAAAGCCATAGGAGCCGATCATCTGCTCGTGGTCATCCACACTTGTCGGTACCTTCTACACATCCTAGTGCATCTCCTCTTGGTCCTGTTCATGCCCCAGGAGGGGACAGTGAACCAGCTGAAATAACTGTAGCAAGTCCATCTACCCCACTTACTTCAGATGTGGATGAATCATCACGAAGTAGTGCACAATATCCTTCTGTTCAGACTGACGGAATTTCTTCCTTACCATCTGGGTCTTCACGCGTGCATAGAAATCGTCAAGGAAATTCCTCTAGTCATTG GAGCTCTACTAGCCATGCCTCATCTTTGGATCAGGACAGAGCAGGACCATCAGAACTTCACTCTCTTTCAGAGTCTCTGAAATCTAAGCTTAATTCCATGTCAATGAG GTACAAGGAATCGTTTTCGAGGAGTACACGAGGATTGAAGGAGAGGCTGTTCTCCCGTAGCCCTTCTATGTCGGAACTCAGTTCTGAAGTTCGTAGAGAGGTGAATGCTGGAATTGCCACCGTATCTCGAATGATGGAGCGCCTTGAGACAAGAGATAATAGTACAGACAACCAGTCTTCTGGAGTGAATCAGAATGCAGATGGTTCTGCTGCAGAGCAGAGCAACCAGAACCGTGCAGAGATCCGTGGAGAAAACCCTTTGAGTGACAACAATAGGCCTGGTACTACTTGTGCCGCAGGTTCCACTTCACATTGA
- the LOC137713741 gene encoding E3 ubiquitin-protein ligase RHF2A-like isoform X1, which yields MVIPNKMEAKEAESHMISAVAFVEGGIQEDYGEACSICLDEFCDSDPSVVTSCKHEFHLHCILEWCQRSSQCPMCWQPISLKDPCSQELLEGVEQERRFRETARNATIFHHPTLGDFQFQHLPVGTANAELEEHIIQHLAAAASMGRAHHHGRRESHRSRSSARGHPHLSVPSTHPSASPLGPVHAPGGDSEPAEITVASPSTPLTSDVDESSRSSAQYPSVQTDGISSLPSGSSRVHRNRQGNSSSHWSSTSHASSLDQDRAGPSELHSLSESLKSKLNSMSMRYKESFSRSTRGLKERLFSRSPSMSELSSEVRREVNAGIATVSRMMERLETRDNSTDNQSSGVNQNADGSAAEQSNQNRAEIRGENPLSDNNRPGTTCAAGSTSH from the exons ATGGTG ATTCCAAATAAAATGGAGGCAAAGGAGGCTGAAAGTCATATGATATCAGCTGTTGCATTTGTGGAAGGGGGAATACAAGAGGATTATGGCGAGGCCTGCAGCATATGCCTTGATGAGTTTTGCGACAGTGATCCATCAGTG GTTACTTCTTGCAAGCATGAGTTTCACCTCCACTGCATCCTTGAGTG GTGCCAGCGAAGCTCTCAATGTCCCATGTGTTGGCAACCCATTAGCTTGAAGGATCCTTGCAG TCAAGAATTACTGGAGGGAGTAGAACAGGAGAGAAGATTTAGGGAGACAGCTAGAAATGCAACTATATTTCATCATCCCACCCTTggcgattttcaatttcagcat TTACCTGTGGGTACTGCCAATGCTGAACTTGAAGAGCACATCATTCAGCACTTGGCCGCTGCTGCTTCTATGGGAAGGGCCCACCACCATGGTAGAAGAGAAAGCCATAGGAGCCGATCATCTGCTCGTGGTCATCCACACTTGTCGGTACCTTCTACACATCCTAGTGCATCTCCTCTTGGTCCTGTTCATGCCCCAGGAGGGGACAGTGAACCAGCTGAAATAACTGTAGCAAGTCCATCTACCCCACTTACTTCAGATGTGGATGAATCATCACGAAGTAGTGCACAATATCCTTCTGTTCAGACTGACGGAATTTCTTCCTTACCATCTGGGTCTTCACGCGTGCATAGAAATCGTCAAGGAAATTCCTCTAGTCATTG GAGCTCTACTAGCCATGCCTCATCTTTGGATCAGGACAGAGCAGGACCATCAGAACTTCACTCTCTTTCAGAGTCTCTGAAATCTAAGCTTAATTCCATGTCAATGAG GTACAAGGAATCGTTTTCGAGGAGTACACGAGGATTGAAGGAGAGGCTGTTCTCCCGTAGCCCTTCTATGTCGGAACTCAGTTCTGAAGTTCGTAGAGAGGTGAATGCTGGAATTGCCACCGTATCTCGAATGATGGAGCGCCTTGAGACAAGAGATAATAGTACAGACAACCAGTCTTCTGGAGTGAATCAGAATGCAGATGGTTCTGCTGCAGAGCAGAGCAACCAGAACCGTGCAGAGATCCGTGGAGAAAACCCTTTGAGTGACAACAATAGGCCTGGTACTACTTGTGCCGCAGGTTCCACTTCACATTGA
- the LOC137713408 gene encoding uncharacterized protein, which translates to MSASITSSRQLFLRQTSSPRRQPLLRTQVSTSTTRFAEVVGGTTADCAAVCCCCPWGLVNLLVLAIYKVPAGLCRRVLKKKHRQRLIKKGLLQPRNRKCSCGFAGSELQFHPVGLQCVAEINNRSQKVSDDESCDEDVMQLEKEMWDRFYTTGFWRSPSQREPSSKVLTGT; encoded by the coding sequence ATGTCAGCATCGATAACCTCATCGCGGCAACTGTTTCTCCGGCAGACTTCTTCGCCGCGCCGGCAGCCGCTGCTACGGACCCAAGTCTCAACCAGCACCACCCGATTTGCTGAAGTCGTCGGCGGCACCACCGCCGATTGCGCTGCCGTGTGCTGCTGCTGCCCGTGGGGCCTCGTCAACCTCTTAGTTCTCGCAATCTACAAGGTCCCGGCGGGGCTCTGCCGCCGCGTTCTGAAGAAGAAACACCGCCAGCGGCTGATCAAAAAGGGGCTGTTGCAGCCCCGGAATCGGAAGTGCAGTTGCGGGTTCGCCGGCTCGGAGCTCCAGTTCCACCCGGTGGGTTTGCAGTGCGTGGCGGAGATCAACAACAGGTCGCAGAAGGTCTCCGACGATGAGTCGTGTGACGAGGATGTGATGCAGCTCGAGAAGGAGATGTGGGACCGGTTTTACACTACCGGGTTTTGGAGGAGCCCATCCCAGAGGGAACCGTCGTCCAAGGTTCTAACTGGTAcataa